The Flavobacterium piscisymbiosum genome includes a region encoding these proteins:
- a CDS encoding aldose 1-epimerase family protein — protein MNTTISNSTLTVSIKHAGAELFSINNNNKEYIWEGNPDFWGKHSPILFPIVGTLKNNTYTIDGKEYQLPRHGFARDMEFQLIHKSENSATFSLASTTETLKKYPFEFELQLIYTIKDASLDIEYKVINKSDKKMPFSIGAHPAIALPENFENYAFEFEKEETLKYYLLENDLISNKTKVLETTHNTVPLNYSLFENDALIFKTLESKSLTILENSKPYLKVDFEDFPSLGLWTKEQAPFICIEPWLGYSDTAENSGDLFEKEGILVLDANETFHSKFSITIL, from the coding sequence TTGAATACAACTATTTCAAATTCAACACTAACTGTATCCATAAAACATGCCGGAGCCGAATTATTTTCGATAAACAACAACAATAAAGAGTACATCTGGGAAGGCAATCCTGATTTTTGGGGGAAGCACTCTCCTATTCTTTTCCCAATTGTGGGAACTTTAAAAAACAATACTTATACCATTGACGGAAAAGAATATCAATTACCAAGACACGGTTTTGCGCGTGATATGGAGTTTCAATTGATTCATAAATCAGAAAACAGTGCTACTTTTTCGTTAGCATCGACAACAGAAACACTTAAGAAATATCCTTTCGAATTTGAATTGCAGCTTATTTACACAATTAAAGATGCTTCGTTAGACATAGAATATAAGGTAATTAATAAAAGTGATAAAAAAATGCCTTTCTCTATTGGAGCTCATCCTGCAATAGCGCTACCTGAAAATTTCGAAAACTATGCTTTTGAATTTGAAAAAGAAGAAACTTTAAAATATTATCTTTTAGAGAATGATTTAATTTCTAATAAAACTAAAGTCTTGGAAACTACTCATAATACCGTTCCTTTAAATTATAGTTTATTCGAGAACGATGCTTTGATTTTTAAAACATTAGAATCAAAATCATTAACGATTCTTGAAAACTCAAAACCGTATTTAAAAGTTGATTTTGAAGATTTCCCAAGTTTAGGACTTTGGACCAAAGAACAAGCTCCTTTTATTTGTATTGAACCTTGGTTGGGTTATTCAGATACTGCTGAAAATTCAGGAGATTTATTCGAAAAAGAAGGAATTTTAGTTTTGGATGCCAATGAAACTTTCCATTCAAAATTTAGTATTACAATATTATAA